The following coding sequences lie in one Trichoderma breve strain T069 chromosome 1, whole genome shotgun sequence genomic window:
- a CDS encoding pyridine nucleotide-disulfide oxidoreductase domain-containing protein — protein MGSAQLHGQLPTWERSAPGSINISPAVFPKSALTPASDLDANKTTGDLLFVDQGFWRDHLALTWEFRTAQGPQEILSLLETSSKSRDGFRLKNVTPDTSSALRAPRVGPLDGEGEVIGITFFFNFDTVIGSGKGVGRIINDNGTWKFYSLYTALQELKDYKETINERRPHGVEHGAKQGRQNWAQRREQEKLHKNANPAVVIIGAGQSGLTIAARLKMMGVEALVIDESARVGDSWRKRYHQLVLHDPVWYDHMPYLPFPPHWPIFTPKDKLAEFFEAYVTLLELNVWNNTSIGGASWDATKGGWDVKLLRRLEDGSVETHNLRPRHIIQATGHSGFKYVPQFKGMDTFKGDRICHSSEFPGARENSKGKKAVVVGSCNSAHDIAQDFVEKGYDVTMVQRSSTFVTKSESITGIVLAAYSENGPPVEDVDLLIHSASMALLKTYQISTARRQAENDRDILEGLLRVGFKVDTGPDGAGLFYKYFQWGGGYYIDVGASQLIIDGKIKMKSGQEVSEVLPHGLRFADGSELEADEIILATGYGNMRDKTRVMLGDAVADKVNDVWGIGAGGELRSIWQQSGHPGFWIHGGNLALCRYYSKLLALQIKGIEAGLYGYGEN, from the exons GAGACCATTTGGCACTGACGTGGGAGTTTCGCACAGCACAGGGCCCCCAGGAGATTCTCAGCCTGCTAGAGACAAGCTCCAAATCCAGAGATGGGTTTCGTTTAAAGAACGTTACACCGGACACAAGCTCTGCGCTACGAGCTCCCAGGGTTGGACCTCTGgatggcgagggcgaggttATTGGGattactttcttcttcaactttgaTACAGTCATCGGATCAGGAAAAGGTGTGGGCAGAATTATCAACGACAATGGAACCTGGAAGTTCTATTCACTCTACACAGCCCTCCAGGAGCTCAAAGATTACAAGGAGACGATCAACGAAAGACGGCCCCATGGAGTCGAGCACGGCGCAAAGCAAGGCCGGCAGAATTGGGCTCAACgaagagagcaagagaagTTGCACAAGAATGCCAATCCAGCTGTTGTCATCATAG GTGCTGGACAATCCGGACTCACGATAGCAGCCAGATTGAAAATGATGGGAGTCGAAGCCCTGGTTATTGACGAAAGCGCCCGCGTTGGAGACAGCTGGAGGAAACGCTACCATCAATTGGTTCTCCACGATCCCGTCTGGTATGACCACATGCCCTATCTTCCATTCCCGCCCCATTGGCCCATCTTTACGCCCAAAGACAAGCTGGCAGAGTTTTTCGAAGCCTATGTAACACTGCTGGAGCTCAACGTGTGGAACAATACGTCCATTGGAGGAGCCAGTTGGGATGCTACCAAAGGGGGCTGGGATGTCAAATTGCTCCGACGTCTAGAGGACGGCTCGGTAGAGACTCACAACTTGCGTCCACGCCACATCATTCAAGCGACGGGCCATTCGGGCTTCAAGTACGTGCCGCAGTTTAAGGGGATGGATACTTTCAAGGGTGATCGTATCTGCCATTCATCGGAGTTTCCAGGTGCCCGAGAGAACAGCAAAGGCAAGAAGGCAGTAGTTGTCGGGTCATGCAATTCGGCCCATGATATTGCCCAGGATTTCGTCGAAAAGGGCTACGACGTGACAATGGTCCAGCGCTCAAGCACCTTTGTCACTAAATCCGAATCCATTACCGGCATCGTTTTGGCCGCTTACTCGGAAAATGGGCCGCCAGTGGAAGATGTAGACCTGTTGATCCATAGTGCCTCGATGGCTCTTCTCAAGACGTATCAGATATCCACTGCTAGGAGGCAGGCAGAGAATGATCGTGACATACTCGAAGGGCTCCTACGCGTTGGATTCAAGGTAGACACCGGGCCAGACGGTGCTGGTCTTTTCTACAAGTACTTTCAGTGGGGAGGAGGCTACTATATCGACGTTGGCGCTTCTCAGCTCATTATTGATGGCAAGATCAAAATGAAGTCTGGACAGGAGGTTTCCGAGGTGCTACCTCATGGCTTGCGTTTTGCAGATGGCAGTGAACTGGAAGCAGACGAGATCATTCTGGCTACAGGATACGGCAACATGCGTGACAAGACTCGAGTGatgcttggagatgctgttgcaGACAAGGTAAATGATGTATGGGGCATTGGCGCTGGAGGAGAGCTTCGCAGCATCTGGCAGCAGAGTGGACATCCTGGCTTCTGGATACATGGAGGAAATCTCGCGCTATGCCGCTACTACTCGAAACTCTTGGCTTTGCAGATCAAGGGAATCGAAGCTGGATTGTATGGGTACGGCGAGAACTAG